From Psychroflexus torquis ATCC 700755, the proteins below share one genomic window:
- the ruvA gene encoding Holliday junction branch migration protein RuvA, whose amino-acid sequence MITQLRGRLLEKNPTHIVVDCNGIGYEVNISLHTFSRLKGEEQITIYTHLQVKEDSHTLYGFMEKAERLVFRQLLSVSGIGANTARMMLSSLTPEQVVEAISTEDSDTIQSIKGIGKKTAQRVILDLKDKIRSSEEYSEIVNTPSNSNKEEALSALETLGYTRKQSGKIISKICNNNPDANVEDIIKLALKNL is encoded by the coding sequence ATGATTACTCAGCTTAGAGGTAGATTGTTAGAAAAAAACCCAACACATATCGTAGTAGATTGTAATGGTATAGGGTATGAAGTAAACATTTCACTTCATACCTTTTCTCGTTTAAAAGGGGAAGAACAGATAACTATTTACACCCATTTACAAGTCAAAGAAGATTCACATACCTTGTATGGGTTTATGGAAAAAGCAGAACGCTTGGTTTTCCGTCAATTGCTTTCAGTCTCTGGAATTGGCGCTAATACTGCTAGAATGATGTTGTCTTCATTAACGCCAGAGCAAGTGGTAGAGGCAATTTCCACTGAAGATTCGGATACTATACAGAGTATAAAAGGTATTGGTAAAAAAACAGCTCAGAGAGTCATCTTAGATCTTAAAGATAAAATTCGATCTTCTGAAGAGTATTCAGAAATTGTAAATACGCCTTCAAATTCCAATAAAGAGGAAGCTCTTTCTGCTTTGGAGACATTGGGTTATACCAGAAAACAATCTGGGAAAATTATTTCAAAAATTTGTAATAATAATCCCGATGCTAACGTTGAAGATATAATAAAGCTAGCCTTAAAAAATTTATAA